Part of the Bacillus cereus group sp. RP43 genome is shown below.
AGAAAAAAGATTACCAAGCTATCAAATCAGTCGTTAATAAAGATGTAAAAGAATTAAAAAAAATTATCGAAAAAACAATTGAAAATAAAACGAATGCAAATAGTGATAAATACTACGGAAGACTTCGTAAGAAATTCCTTCGTATTTATACTGAAAAGCAGCCGCGCATGTTTTATAAAAAAGGACAAGAATCACAAGAGCTCGATGTTGCATTCCAACTATTAGTGGACTGCTCTGGTTCTATGTATAACAAAATGGAAGAAACGAAAAAGAGTGTGGTCCTATTCCATGAAGCATTGAAATCTTTAAAAATCCCGCACGCTATTAGCGGATTTTGGGAAGATGCTTCTAGTGCTAAACCTGAAGATAAGCCGAACGTTATCCATGAAGTTGTAAATTACAAAAACTCAACGTTACCAAACGTTGGTCCAGAAATTATGCAGCTTCGCGAAGAGGAAGATAATCGCGACGGATATATTATTCGTATCGTTTCTGAAAAGCTTGCGAAAAGACCAGAAAAGCATAAATTCCTACTAGTTTTCACTGACGGTGAACCCTCTGCGCTAGACTATCAACAAGACGGTATTTTAGATACGCATGAAGCTGTCAAGCTCGCTCGTAAGAGTGGTATGGAAGTAATCGGAATCTTCATCGAAGAAGGCGAAGCGAAAGAAGCAACTTATCAATTAATGAAGAACATTTATAACCATCACTTCTTAGTTGCAAATCACGCTGAAGATTTACGCCTGAAGATTAAACCACTATTGAAAAAGTTATTACTGAAGACGATTGAATAGAAAAACAGGAGCCTTGTCGCTCCTGTTTTTTCTTTCAATCACTTTGTTTCTGGTTGAAACTTGTATGGAATGGATACTTCTAACAATGATTCGAATCCTCCGTCATAGAATGGGAATCGCTCATTTGCAATTTTCCTGTCTACCCACTCGATTGCGGAAATTTCTCCTTCATCTTCTGCACTAAGTTCACCTGTTACTACATTTGCTTGGAATGTAAACAATAGCGCATGATTGCCTTGCTTCTCAAAAAACTTCTCATTTATTGCGACAAGTCCACCTGTTACGGTAGTTAAGCCTGTCTCCTCTTTTACTTCCCTTACTAAAGCTTCCTCTAACGTTTCACCTTTTTCAACAGCCCCACCCGGCAGTGACCAAACATTTTGTTCTACATTATGTACCATTAATATTTTATCTTTTTCGCTATCGTATATTAGTGCATATACAACATCAACTCTTTGCATGTTGTTTTTCTCCCTTCCTAAAATAATTAAGAGCCGATCCCTAAGAATCGGCTCTTCCTATTAATTCATCACTAACTCAGCTGCAAGCTTTTTTTTTAACTTAGCAAGCATGTCCATTGTCATTTTGTCTAAATCGTATTCTGCTTTAAAGCCCCACTCTTTCATTGCTGCTGTTGCATCAATAGAATTTGGCCAGCTATCGGCGATTGTTTGACGAGCAGGATCTACAGCGTAATCCATCGTAAACGCCGGGATGTGTTTACGAATTGATGCTGCGATTTGCTCTGGCTCAAAGCTCATTGCTGTAATGTTAAATGCATTTCTATGCACTAGCTTACTTGGATCAGCTTCCATTAATGAAATGATTGCTTGTAAAGCATCAGGCATATACATCATGTCCATGTACGTTCCTTCAGCAATGTATGAGGTGTATGCGCCTTTTTTAATCGCCTCATAATAAATTTCAACTGCATAATCAGTCGTCCCGCCTCCTGGAGGAGCTACGTACGAAATTAAACCCGGGAAACGTACACCGCGCGTATCAACGCCAAACTTTTGATGATAATAATCACATAGTAATTCTCCTGCTACTTTGTTTACCCCATACATCGTAGTAGGACGCTGGATTGTATCTTGCGGTGTATTATCTTTTGGCGTTGATGGACCAAATGCACCGATAGAACTTGGCGTGAAAAACTTACAGTTTAATTCACGTGCTGCTTCTAATGCATTTACAAGTCCGCCCATATTTAAATTCCAAGCAAATAACGGATTTTTTTCTGCAGTTGCTGAAAGTAAAGCCGCTAAATGAATAATTGTATCTACTTCATTACGCTTTGCAATATCATGTAATTTTTGTCCATCCGTTACATCTAACGTTTCAAATGGGCCAGACGTTACTACTTCACTATCTGTTTCACGAATATCTGTTGCAATAATATTTGATGCACCGTATACATCACGAAGTTTCATTACTAGTTCAGAACCAATTTGCCCTAAAGAACCGGTTACTAGAATTTTTTTCATTTTTCCCACTCCTCATTTGCAAGCTATTCAAAAGATGTTGTTAATTAAATGATACCCATTTCTTTCCCTACTTTTTCATACTTACGAATTGCTTCATCTAACATTTCTTTCGTATGAGCTGCTGTAGGCATATTTCGAACGCGTCCCATTCCTTTTGCCACGGTTGGGAATACGATAGATTTTGCGTATACGCCTTCTTCATTCAGACGTTTACTAAATTCTTGTGTTAATACTTCATCACCAATAATACAAGGTGTAATTGGTGTCTCACTTTCTCCAATGTTAAAGCCAAGTTCTTTTAACCCTTGTTTTAAATAGCGACCATTTTCCCATAAACGATCGTGTAACTCTGTGCTTTCCATTAAAATTTCAATTGATCTCATACAAGCAGCTGCATCAGCTGGTGTTAATGCTGTAGAGAATAAGAATGGACGTGAACGCACTTTTAACCAGTCAATTAAGTTTTGTTTCCCTGCTACATATCCACCAATTACCCCAATTGCTTTTGATAATGTACCAATTTGGAAATCAACTTTATCAGATAGACCGAAGTGCTTTACAGTTCCTGCACCTTTTCCAAGTACACCTGAACCGTGTGCATCGTCTACATATGTCATTAAATCTAATTCTTCTGCAATCTCAACAATTTCTGGTAATTTTGCAACATCTCCATCCATCGAGAAGACACCATCTGTAATTACCATTAATTTATTGTAAAGACCTGATTCTTTCGCCGCGATTGCTTTTTGGCGTAAATCTTCCATATCAGAATGTTTATAAACAATAATTTTTGCTTTTGATAGACGACTACCATCAATAATAGAAGCATGGTTTAATTCGTCTGAAAGAATCGCATCGTTTTTATCCATAACGGCTGAAATCGCTGCCATATTACAGTTAAATCCTGATTGGTAAGCAATTGCTGCTTCTGTATGTTTAAACTTTGCAATTGTCTCTTCTAATTTAATATGCAAATCTAAAGTACCGTTAATTGTACGAACAGCTCCTGCTCCAACGCCGTACTTATGAATTGCACCAATTGCTGCTTCTTGCAAACGGCTATCTGTTGCTAATCCAAGATAGTTGTTTGAAGATAAGTTAATATATTCTTTTCCGCCAATTGTAATGATCGGTCCATTTGAACTCTCAAGCGGATCAATTACGTTATAAAGCCCCTTTGATTTTAAATCCTCTAAATTTTCTTCTAAAAATTTCGCAAGTGTTTTACTAGACATTGTGAAGCCTCCCATCGTTCATGTAAGCGAATTATTGTCTTAATAGTTCTAATAATCCCTCTACTAGCTTAACACGTTTTCAGAATTTATTATAGAAAAATAGCTTAAAGTAACCGCTTACAATTCTAGATTATATATGATTCATTACAAGAAATCTATCATTTACTTTTCATATTTGGTAGAATAAAAAAAATATTTAAGGGGGCTTCAATCATGGCATTTACTGAATCTGATGTATATAATAACGAAGCATTTTTTGAACAATATATGAAACGAAGATACCGAGAAAATAGCCCAAATGAATCACTTGAAAAACCAGCCTTCTTTCAACTCATTGGTGATGTGAAAGGAAAGAAAATCCTCGATTTAGGCTGCGGTGACGCCAAGTTTGGCGAGGAATTATTAGAGAATGGCTGCCACTCTTACACTGGCATTGAAGGCTCCGAGCTTATGTATGAAAAAGCTCGTAAGCACCTAGAAAATAAAAAAAATGGATCTGTTCATTTTATAAACCTCAAAGACTATACCTATCCTCCTTCTACTTTTGATTTAGTAACATCTAGACTCGCCTTACATTATATTGAACAGCTTGATATTATTTTTCAAAATGTGTTTCAAACTTTAAAAACAAACGGGACCTTTACCTTTAGCGTTCAACATCCCGTTATTACCTCTTCGTTTGAAAGCTTACAAACAAGTAGTAAAAGAACTAGCTGGCTCGTCGATGATTATTTCAAACCAGGGAAACGAGTTGAGCCGTGGATTGATCAAGAGGTTATTAAATATCATCGGACAACGGAAGAATATTTTACATTATTACAACAAGCCGGATTTACCATTACAAACCTAAAAGAAGCTACACCAAATCAAACCTATTTTCAGAGTAAAGAAGAATATGAACGTCGCTTACGTATTCCCCTTTTCCTACTATTTTCTTGCAAAAAATAAAAAAACGATGAATTACTCATCGTTTTTTTATCTCATCGCCTGAACAGCTTCTTTACGTACACTTCTTCCTCTTCCATGCGGGATACAGAGCGGTGTTCCAAATAACGGATCAGCGCTTATTTGACACTCCATACGGAATACATCACGAACTAACTTTTGATCAACAACTTCTTCTGGTTTACCTTGCGCATATATTTGTTTATCCTGAATAGCTACAATGTTGTCTGCATAACGGCATGCCAAGTTCAAATCATGCAATACCATAACAATCGTTCTTTTCTCTGTTTCATTTAATTCGAATAATAAATCTAACACTTCAATTTGGTGAGTCATATCTAAATATGTAGTTGGCTCATCCAGTAAAATAATATCGGTATCTTGTGCAAGGGTCATTGCAATCCAAGCACGTTGACGTTGTCCACCTGAAAGAGCATGAACATCACGCTCAGCAAATTCTGTCATACCCGTTGCTGCAAGCGCTTTTTGTACCATTTCCTCATCTTTTTCTGACCATTGCTTCAGCCATGTTTGATATGGATAACGTCCTTGCTTTACAAGTTGTAATACCGTAAGTCCTTCCGGTGCTTGTGGCCCTTGCGGTAAAATCGCCATTTGACGAGCGATTTGCTTCGTTTGCATACTTTGAATTGCTTGATTGTCTAACAAAATGTCACCGGTTGTTGGCTTTAATAATCTAGCTAGTGAACGTAATAAAGTTGATTTCCCACAACCGTTAGAACCGATGAAGATTGTAATTTCCCCTTTTGGAATTTCTAAATTCAGCTCATCAATAATAATCGTTTCACCATACGACAGCGTCAAGCGTTTCGTCTCCAATGCTTTTTGCATATTCATCTCCCTTTATGAATTCCGACTTTTATAAAGTAAATAAATAAAATAAGGTGCACCAATTGCTGATGTAAATACCCCTGCTGGAATTTCAAGTGGTGTGAAAATTGTGCGCCCAATTAAATCTGCAGCAAGTACTAGAATTGCACCAATAATCGCCGCAACTGGGAGCAATGCACCGTAGAAAGAGCCAACCAACCTTCGTGAAATATGAGGTGCCATTAAACCAACAAATCCAATTCCTCCTGCAAAGGCAACTGCCCCACCAATTAAAGCTGTACTAAGTAACAACATAAATACACGCGACTTCGTTAAAGGAACACCAAGTCCCACTGCTATATCATCCCCTAGCTCTTGTGCATTTAAATGTCTCGCAGCGATAAATGATATTGTCGTTAAAATGAGAACCCACGGCGCAAGTACCATAACATTTTGCCATGAAGAACCATAAACAGTACCTGTGATCCATACATTCGCTTGACTTGCTTGATAAATTGGTGCTAACAACATAAATAAAGTTGTTGCTGCTTTCGTTAATGCCCAAAATCCAACACCAATTAAAACGAGACTAATCGGTGATAATCCATCATTTTTCCAGGCGAATAAATATACAAAAAACGCTACAATTGTTGCCCCAGCAAAAGCTGCTAGCGGCATATAATGAATGCTTACTGTTAGCGCATTGTTTTTATCACTAAATATAGCTAAAAAGAGTACAACTGCTACACTTGCCCCGCCCGTAATTCCGATGATATCTGGAGAAGCAAGTGGATTTCGAACGAGCCCTTGTAAAATACAACCTGCTACTGCAAGCGCAATTCCTACGAGAATAGCAATTAAAATACGCGGCATACGAAACTTATTTACAACCATATTTGACATCGCATCGCCATTTCCAGTAATTGCTTGCCATACATCATAAGGAGCAATTTTCATATCGCCCATCCCTGCACTAGCAAAAAATAATCCTATTAAAATAGCTAGTAAACTTAATACGACTAGAATAGCTCGTTTATACATTAAAAACGAGAACCTATCTTTTCCTATACGAAACGGAATATACTTCTTCATTTGCTAAGCCCTCTCTTACGTGCAATATAAATAAAGAATGGGGCTCCGATAAATGCTGTCATAACCCCTACTGGTACTTCTTGTGGCATAATGACATATCTTGCTGCTATATCAGCCAAGATTAGTAGTATTGCACCTAACAAGCCGCTATAGGGTACTCTCCATCTGTGATCAACTCCAACAAGAGATCTGGCAAAATGCGGAGTAACAATTCCAATAAATCCTATTGGGCCAGCAACCGCAACTGAACCACCAGACAGCAGTACAATAATAAGTAGTACGAATGATTTCATTAAAATTGTTCGTTGTCCAAGTCCTTTTGCAACGTCTTCCCCCATCATTAATGTATTTACTTTCCCAGCCATCATAAGAGATGCAATCCAGCCTATTAATAAATACGGGAATACAGATTGTAAAATCTCTAACTTTCTTCCTTGCACAGATCCCGCAAGCCAAAATAATACCTCTTCCATCGCCTTTTCATTTAAAACAAGTAACCCTTGTGTTAACGATGAAAATAAAGCACTAATTGCTACACCTGCTAACGTTAACTTAAGAGGCGTTGTCCCTTCTTTTCCTAAAGAACTAGAGGCAAATACAAGTACTGCTGCAACTGCCGCTCCTAAAAAGGCAATCCATGTGAAAGCTGATAATGATGTCACGGAAAAGAGTACAATTGCTACAACTATAAAGAACGCAGCGCCTGAATTTAATCCAATAAAATCTGGAGAAGCAAGCGGATTCTTTGTTAAAGTTTGCATCAGACAACCCGCAATGGCTAAACTAGCACCAACACTTGCTGCAATTAACGCCCTTGGTAGACGCACATTTTGAATAATAATATGCTCATTTGAACCATTAAAATGGAAAAAAGCATCTAAAGCTAATTTCCAACTCGTATTTGTATATCCGAAAATAATACTTCCCCAAATACAAATAACGACTGCAATGATTCCAACAAATAATCCAATCCATTTTGCTTGATTTGTTTTTAATAACATGCAGCGTTTCCCCTTCAATGTATAATGATACGTTGTAAGTGTATTTCAACTTAATTCTCATTGTCAACGATAATGAGAACTATTTTCAGTAATATATATTGACAATCAAAAGATAAAGGCTTAATATCATGCTTGCTATTGAAAAATATTCTCAACATGTAGGGGGTACATAATGAATTTCATGCAAAAGAAATCGTTTACAGTATTTGTATTTCTACTAGCTTTTTCACTTCTTTTAAGTGCTTGTGGAAAATCAAATAACAAAGAAGAATCAACAAAAGAAGATAATAAAAAAGAAATGATTACCGTTGAACACGCAATGGGTAAAACAGAAGTTCCTGCTAATCCAAAACGTGTAGTTATTTTAACGAATGAAGGAACTGAAGCTTTACTTGAATTAGGTGTGAAACCAGTTGGTGCTGTAAAGTCTTGGACTGGTGATCCGTGGTATCCACATATTAAGGACAAAATGAAAGATGTAAAAGTTGTTGGCGACGAAGGACAAGTTAACGTTGAAACGATTGCTTCTTTAAAACCAGACTTAATTATCGGTAACAAAATGCGTCACGAAAAAGTGTACGAGCAACTAAAAGCTATTGCACCTACTGTTTTCTCGGAAACATTACGTGGTGAATGGAAAGATAACTTCAAATTTTATGCAAAAGCATTAAATAAAGAAAAAGAAGGTCAAAAGGTTTTAGCTGATTACGAAGCACGTATGAAAGATTTAAAAGGCAAACTTGGCGATAAAGTAAATCAAGAAATTTCTATGGTACGTTTTATGCCTGGTGATGTTCGTATTTATCATGGAGATACATTCTCTGGCGTTATTTTAAAAGAACTTGGATTTAAACGTCCTGGTGATCAAAATAAAGATGATTTCGCAGAGCGTAACGTATCTAAAGAGCGTATTTCTGCAATGGATGGTGATGTATTATTCTACTTCACATTCGATAAAGGCGACGAGAAAAAGGGTTCTGAACTAGAAAAAGAGTATATAAACGATCCTCTATTTAAAAATTTAAATGCAGTGAAAAATGGTAAAGCATACAAAGTTGACGACGTTATTTGGAATACAGCTGGTGGCGTAATGGCTGCTAACTTACTACTAGACGACATTGAAAAACGCTTTGTTAAATAATTTCATTCTAACCAGCTCCCTTTTTATGGAGCTGGTTTTTTCATTTCACTGAAGTGTCACATTATTTCATTTTGTATTTTTATTCCCGATATGTTATATTATAAAAGTAAATATAGTTTATTTTCTCTATATCAGAATAAATATTCTAATCTAAATTTTCTGATTTATCACTATTTTACTTTCTTTTAGAATTCAATTACTACATTTGAAAACGCTTATTATCTTGTTTTCAGGGAAAAATACAATAACGGTTGAAGAAAAATAGATTTTTTCAGAAATTTTCTTGCTATTTCCATATAATTCTATTGACTTCTAAATATTTTGTGAATTAAAATAATTACATAAATATCCGTTATACAGGATTAGGGGGAAACAAACATGGATGCAGCTTTAAAATTAGACAAAGCTGGAGAGCAACAATCACCAAAAAAACATCCACCAGGATTATATTTGTTGTTCTTTACAGAGGCATGGGAAAGATTTAGTTATTACGGAATGCGTGGCTTATTAGTTCTTTATTTAACAACGAGCTTAGTAAGTGGCGGTTTAGGATTTGATAAAGCAGTTGCTGTACAAATTTACGGTATTTTCACAATGTTAGTATACTTCACACCGATTATTGGTGGTTGGCTAACTGACCATTTCATTACGAAACGACACGCCATTACCATCGGCGGTATCATTATGGCACTTGGTAACTTTGTACTATTTTCAATGAACACGAAAACTGGACTATTTTTAGGATTAGGATTATTAGTTATCGGTAACGGATTCTTCAAACCAAATATTTCGACTTTATTAGGTCAATTATATAGCGACAACGATTCTCGTCGTGATAGTGCCTTCACTATCTTCTACATGGGAATTAACTTAGGAGCTCTTATCGCTCCATTCATTTGCGGTTACTTCGCAGATTATAGATACGGTTTCTTAACAGCTTGTATCGGTATGATCATTGGACAGATTGCATTTAACTTATTAGCACCTCGTTACTTAGGATCAGCTGGAACAACTGTTGTCGGTAAAAAATCTAAAGAACAAAATGCAAAACCTATTGAGAAAAAACCTTTAACAACACAAGAGAAAAAGCGTACAACTGCAATTTTAATTTTAACTTGTTTCGTTGTATTCTTCTGGGCAGGATTTGAACAAGCTGGTAGTTCTTTAACACTTTACACAGATAAGTTCGTGGATCGTACAATTGGTGGATTTACAATTCCAACACCTTGGTTCCAATCTGTAAACCCACTATTCATTATCTTACTAGCATTACCAGTTTCTGCATTATGGATTAAACTTTCAAAAACAAAAAATGGTGATTTAAAAATCCCTACAAAAATGGCTTTTGGTATGATTTTACTAGGAATCGGGTACTTAGTTTTAACTTTAGCTGTTCTAAAAACTGGTAGCGATGAAGGTAACATTACAATGAAAGCAAACTTACTATTCATTGTATTCACTTACATGTTCCACACAATCGGTGAATTATTCTTATCACCAATTGGATTATCTATGGTAAGTGCAATCGCTCCTGTTAAATTAGCATCATTACTAATGGGTGTATG
Proteins encoded:
- a CDS encoding NUDIX hydrolase; translated protein: MQRVDVVYALIYDSEKDKILMVHNVEQNVWSLPGGAVEKGETLEEALVREVKEETGLTTVTGGLVAINEKFFEKQGNHALLFTFQANVVTGELSAEDEGEISAIEWVDRKIANERFPFYDGGFESLLEVSIPYKFQPETK
- a CDS encoding L-threonine 3-dehydrogenase, producing the protein MKKILVTGSLGQIGSELVMKLRDVYGASNIIATDIRETDSEVVTSGPFETLDVTDGQKLHDIAKRNEVDTIIHLAALLSATAEKNPLFAWNLNMGGLVNALEAARELNCKFFTPSSIGAFGPSTPKDNTPQDTIQRPTTMYGVNKVAGELLCDYYHQKFGVDTRGVRFPGLISYVAPPGGGTTDYAVEIYYEAIKKGAYTSYIAEGTYMDMMYMPDALQAIISLMEADPSKLVHRNAFNITAMSFEPEQIAASIRKHIPAFTMDYAVDPARQTIADSWPNSIDATAAMKEWGFKAEYDLDKMTMDMLAKLKKKLAAELVMN
- a CDS encoding glycine C-acetyltransferase, with product MSSKTLAKFLEENLEDLKSKGLYNVIDPLESSNGPIITIGGKEYINLSSNNYLGLATDSRLQEAAIGAIHKYGVGAGAVRTINGTLDLHIKLEETIAKFKHTEAAIAYQSGFNCNMAAISAVMDKNDAILSDELNHASIIDGSRLSKAKIIVYKHSDMEDLRQKAIAAKESGLYNKLMVITDGVFSMDGDVAKLPEIVEIAEELDLMTYVDDAHGSGVLGKGAGTVKHFGLSDKVDFQIGTLSKAIGVIGGYVAGKQNLIDWLKVRSRPFLFSTALTPADAAACMRSIEILMESTELHDRLWENGRYLKQGLKELGFNIGESETPITPCIIGDEVLTQEFSKRLNEEGVYAKSIVFPTVAKGMGRVRNMPTAAHTKEMLDEAIRKYEKVGKEMGII
- a CDS encoding methyltransferase domain-containing protein, whose amino-acid sequence is MAFTESDVYNNEAFFEQYMKRRYRENSPNESLEKPAFFQLIGDVKGKKILDLGCGDAKFGEELLENGCHSYTGIEGSELMYEKARKHLENKKNGSVHFINLKDYTYPPSTFDLVTSRLALHYIEQLDIIFQNVFQTLKTNGTFTFSVQHPVITSSFESLQTSSKRTSWLVDDYFKPGKRVEPWIDQEVIKYHRTTEEYFTLLQQAGFTITNLKEATPNQTYFQSKEEYERRLRIPLFLLFSCKK
- a CDS encoding ABC transporter ATP-binding protein, translating into MQKALETKRLTLSYGETIIIDELNLEIPKGEITIFIGSNGCGKSTLLRSLARLLKPTTGDILLDNQAIQSMQTKQIARQMAILPQGPQAPEGLTVLQLVKQGRYPYQTWLKQWSEKDEEMVQKALAATGMTEFAERDVHALSGGQRQRAWIAMTLAQDTDIILLDEPTTYLDMTHQIEVLDLLFELNETEKRTIVMVLHDLNLACRYADNIVAIQDKQIYAQGKPEEVVDQKLVRDVFRMECQISADPLFGTPLCIPHGRGRSVRKEAVQAMR
- a CDS encoding iron ABC transporter permease, translating into MKKYIPFRIGKDRFSFLMYKRAILVVLSLLAILIGLFFASAGMGDMKIAPYDVWQAITGNGDAMSNMVVNKFRMPRILIAILVGIALAVAGCILQGLVRNPLASPDIIGITGGASVAVVLFLAIFSDKNNALTVSIHYMPLAAFAGATIVAFFVYLFAWKNDGLSPISLVLIGVGFWALTKAATTLFMLLAPIYQASQANVWITGTVYGSSWQNVMVLAPWVLILTTISFIAARHLNAQELGDDIAVGLGVPLTKSRVFMLLLSTALIGGAVAFAGGIGFVGLMAPHISRRLVGSFYGALLPVAAIIGAILVLAADLIGRTIFTPLEIPAGVFTSAIGAPYFIYLLYKSRNS
- a CDS encoding iron ABC transporter permease, whose protein sequence is MLLKTNQAKWIGLFVGIIAVVICIWGSIIFGYTNTSWKLALDAFFHFNGSNEHIIIQNVRLPRALIAASVGASLAIAGCLMQTLTKNPLASPDFIGLNSGAAFFIVVAIVLFSVTSLSAFTWIAFLGAAVAAVLVFASSSLGKEGTTPLKLTLAGVAISALFSSLTQGLLVLNEKAMEEVLFWLAGSVQGRKLEILQSVFPYLLIGWIASLMMAGKVNTLMMGEDVAKGLGQRTILMKSFVLLIIVLLSGGSVAVAGPIGFIGIVTPHFARSLVGVDHRWRVPYSGLLGAILLILADIAARYVIMPQEVPVGVMTAFIGAPFFIYIARKRGLSK
- a CDS encoding iron-siderophore ABC transporter substrate-binding protein; this translates as MNFMQKKSFTVFVFLLAFSLLLSACGKSNNKEESTKEDNKKEMITVEHAMGKTEVPANPKRVVILTNEGTEALLELGVKPVGAVKSWTGDPWYPHIKDKMKDVKVVGDEGQVNVETIASLKPDLIIGNKMRHEKVYEQLKAIAPTVFSETLRGEWKDNFKFYAKALNKEKEGQKVLADYEARMKDLKGKLGDKVNQEISMVRFMPGDVRIYHGDTFSGVILKELGFKRPGDQNKDDFAERNVSKERISAMDGDVLFYFTFDKGDEKKGSELEKEYINDPLFKNLNAVKNGKAYKVDDVIWNTAGGVMAANLLLDDIEKRFVK
- a CDS encoding oligopeptide:H+ symporter, with translation MDAALKLDKAGEQQSPKKHPPGLYLLFFTEAWERFSYYGMRGLLVLYLTTSLVSGGLGFDKAVAVQIYGIFTMLVYFTPIIGGWLTDHFITKRHAITIGGIIMALGNFVLFSMNTKTGLFLGLGLLVIGNGFFKPNISTLLGQLYSDNDSRRDSAFTIFYMGINLGALIAPFICGYFADYRYGFLTACIGMIIGQIAFNLLAPRYLGSAGTTVVGKKSKEQNAKPIEKKPLTTQEKKRTTAILILTCFVVFFWAGFEQAGSSLTLYTDKFVDRTIGGFTIPTPWFQSVNPLFIILLALPVSALWIKLSKTKNGDLKIPTKMAFGMILLGIGYLVLTLAVLKTGSDEGNITMKANLLFIVFTYMFHTIGELFLSPIGLSMVSAIAPVKLASLLMGVWLAGTGFANLLAGQLAAFTQSLGYLEVFASIGIIVIVLGLVLLMFSKKIAHMME